The sequence CACTCGTGCTTGGTATTACCTTTGAAAAACTGACTTGActtcttttttttagtttctgTTTTGTTCATTAGATATTAGTTATAAAGTAGTTTTGGGTCAGGCTCTCAAGTTTTGATGTCTTGGGTGTTATACCCAAAAATTCATGTGAATGAACAAGCTGGAGATCCGGGCCTTCTTACCCTTCTCTATGAACACTTATTTCATTTATCTTTTTGCTTGAGATAACTAAGAACTGTGACCATTATCAATGTGATTGTTATAACAAATCTTATCCGTCTTTTTTTTACTTGCAACAATTGTGCATTGTAACTAATGTTTTTCTTTACATGGCCAGCCGAATTGCGTGGCGAAAGTGGTTACTATAAGGCATGAGAAGAAGGTAATCTTCCACTCACTCCACGTTAAATTTAGAGTTAAAATAAAATACTCCAAGATACATAGAGGCGGCACAAACTAATTGTTGATGGACATGATTATGACAAGGTTATTATGTTGTATCTTTAGGCATACGGCATACGGCATATGTCTTATTAAAATGTATTATTTAGAAATGATTTTAAGATATAATATTGGACCTTCGTTGGCTGGGTTGACAGTAGATAAATACTTGCATGTATATAATACATACATTTAATGTATAAGAAATTAAGAATATCTGCAGCTAGTCATTTTTAATTTACAATGTTTAAAGGGTTTTTATATTATAAGAGTTTCATTTTGTTACACAGTGTAGAGTTTTAACCATGTGCCTTTTGGTTTTTGAAGGTTGTCTTTTTTGCAGAGAGGGACATATATCCTGGTGAAGAAATAACATATGATTACCACTTTAACAACGAAGATGAAGGAAAGAAGATTCCATGTTATTGCAATTCCAAAAATTGCAGGCGCTATCTTAACTGATTATAGCGATTGTTGATAACATGTATGATTCGTGAGAATGTATTTAATTATGACTCTTGAAATTGTCACTTGTTTGTGGATTGCTAGTACTGGGAGAAAGGTTGGGGGAGAAATATTCTCTTTTTCAAGGTTGAAAGGATAGAGTAGTTTCAATCGCAAtgttaagaaattaaagaaaccattTTATGACAACCATTGCATGTCATTAGCAGTCACATACGTATGTGCCCAAGCTTTGCACCCATGCTAGGTTCCCATGGCATTAGAGAATCAGATCCGTGGTCCTTGTTAcagatttttcttttttactaacatgtcctttTCCCCAGAAGTCCACAAGGATTAATGACATCTCAAGGTACAGCGGGCTTAAATTAGTATTTCGAAACATGTAAATTACACAGCAGCTATGTATAAACTACACAACAGTTATGAGTGATGTGTACGTTGCCCATATTTGGCATAGGCAAGTTGTGAACCACCTTCAGAGAGGCTTCTATGACCACCAGTTCGGAATATTTGCTGTGGCTTCATTTACCATTTTGACAAGGGTCACCTGTACAGTAATGATAACTGAATTGTTCATGGTCCTCCAAATGGTTTGTTCTTAAACATATTTATTCATGAAGAAAATTTCTTGGGGTGTAGTTTAGGAGGTTGAAAGTCCAATTAAACACCAAAGCATATAACATAAAAAATGGAGGCCCTCAGCTCTAATGctcttaaaagttaaaacactaaaccctaagctTATTAACTGAAACCATAAGCGCAATTAAATAATTGTCTAAAGATAACTAGTTCATTGATTACGTGATTTTAATTCCAGTTTCTTCTAATTTTAATACGTTGGACCATCTTATAGTGTGCGTAAATTCCCCCAAAATAACTTATTTTCTATTCTAAATAATTTATGATCAAAATTACAAAGGGAGAGGAAACGTACCACACTTTCGGGAACACCAGGTGGTGGCAATGTCAAGTTTTTGGGGGGAGCAACATGATCATAAGATCTTTTGTCAAATCTCCACTCTCCAATCTTTCCATACGTCAGCTCACCCTGAATATATACATGTTATTCTGAGTGAAAAAAGATCTACCTTTCTAACTTCAATAGACATAAGAAAGGTGTGTTCGAGCTCAATTTTCAGCACAGTACCTTCATATTATAGTCACATCCATAAGTGTAGTGAATTATGTATGTATTCCCAATTTTTTTGTCCCATGGAGGCTGCCAAACATAAATGATGAATAAGTATAAAGCAGGAAAACTACTTAATGTACTATATTCTTATGAGTTATGGCATGGAACTTGTGTTTCTCGATGGGCATTTTTGCATGCATTTATTTCAATCTTTTTTTGACAAAAAAATCAGCTCTTTTAACAAAAAGCACTTTTCATATATATGTATACACACACACATAAATCATAATTATATTAGGTATTATTACCAGAGGAACCTTATTAATTCATGACAGGGGAAaatccattaaaaaaaaaaagttgaaccTGAATCATGAATTCCTTGTGTAGAATGTTACCAACACCATGAAGTGCAGATGAAACGGCATAAGCATACCTGTATCAGTGATGTAAAAAACATTACAAGCCTAGTTGGAGAAAGATTTGGAAAGCATAATGAGTGTAGAGAAGGACAATTATTACATTTCAAGCACCCATCCAAAAGCTTTATCTGTTTCAGGATCCTTCTTCATTGCCAGGGAAACATTCATCCAAGTGGGAGCAATCTTCTTCAGGGATTCCTGACATACGTTACATATATAGTTAAAGGGTGGCCCAAAATCAAGAGACTATTCCATAAATACTACTACTTTCATCCAAGAATATGTGTCTTTTTACCAaaacttaaaaagaaaataaaaattgtatTCAACACAACTTTTCTCTCTTATCTCAACACATTTCTGTCTTATCTCTGTCATCTATCTCTATATACTTATCAAACACAACCTAGAAGACACTTAGTTTTGGACGGAAACAAATTGAAAGATACCTTGGCAACAATAACAGGTGAATTGCCAATTGGGTCTATATTGGTTATTGGTCCTTTCTCCTCAGGGAAGTACTTCCTTAGCACCTTCTCATACTTCTTTGGCTCAATATAAAAGAAAGGGAATGCAGCTCCAAGACCATCTCTAGCTAAGTTTGGTATAGGCTTGACAATTATATGATCTGGCTCTGACATCAATATGTAACTGAAAATATGCAACACAAATGACACTAACAAAAGTCAAAACCCAAAAttcttttaacaaaataatgatcAAAGTATAGCACTTAGAATTTGAAGTTGAAAATAATCCCATACTCTTCTTTGATATCTGCTTGCTGTAGCCATTGCACAAATGCCCCTGGCCTGTTAAGGACAATGTAACCCTGCCATAGAAAAGAGTCAAGTAAGATTACATAAAACAACTTTGGTCACTGAAAATTAACATTGCTTATAATTTAGTCCTCGAATTATCGCACATTGTTAAGCAGGTACTAGAAGTTCATAATCATATTCAGGAACTAAATTGGCTACATTTCCAAGAACAAACCTCCATTTACTATGAGACATACTTGCATGCTCTTGCTTCTTGGAGCATGTATTTGCTCTCGGAGAACATTTGAAAAACGCTTTAGGAACATTTACAAtcacttattcttaatttttttacaATAACTTTTAAATAccttaaaagaaaaatagtataTGCATTTAcaattttctttactttctttttgaAATCAGATAGTAACCAGGACGAATGAAATCCAAAGCATTTTACCCAAAGAAAAAGTGCAAGGCATAGCACTTAAAATACCATACTTCAAGAACAAGCGCAAGGCATAACATTTATACAAATTATTCACAAATTGAAGCACACATTTCCTAGTTATCTAATTCTATAATAACACAACATAATGGACAGAACCTAATAGTAACTTGTAACAGAACAAACACACACACTTCATAGGAGGAAGGAATGAAAACCAAATCATAGCATTAGCGTTTGTGTACATTCTTTCTTCCAAATAACtaacttaaaatctttaaaattcaACTCCTCACTCACAATAATGTCATGAATTNNNNNNNNNNNNNNNNNNNNNNNNNNNNNNNNNNNNNNNNNNNNNNNNNNNNNNNNNNNNNNNNNNNNNNNNNNNNNNNNNNNNNNNNNNNNNNNNNNNNNNNNNNNNNNNNNNNNNNNNNNNNNNNNNNNNNNNNNNNNNNNNNNNNNNNNNNNNNNNNNNNNNNNNNNNNNNNNNNNNNNNNNNNNNNNNNNNNNNNNNNNNNNNNNNNNNNNNNNNNNNNNNNNNNNNNNNNNNNNNNNNNNNNNNNNNNNNNNNNNNNNNNNNNNNNNNNNNNNNNNNNNNNNNNNNNNNNNNNNNNNNNNNNNNNNNNNNNNNNNNNNNNNNNNNNNNNNNNNNNNNNNNNNNNNNNNNNNNNNNNNNNNNNNNNNNNNNNNNNNNNNNNNNNNNNNNNNNNNNNNNNNNNNNNNNNNNNNNNNNNNNNNNNNNNNNNNNNNNNNNNNNNNNNNNNNNNNNNNNNNNNNNNNNNNNNNNNNNNNNNNNNNNNNNNNNNNNNNNNNNNNNNNNNNNNNNNNNNNNNNNNNNNNNNNNNNNNNNNNNNNNNNNNNNNNNNNNNNNNNNNNNNNNNNNNNNNNNNNNNNNNNNNNNNNNNNNNNNNNNNNNNNNNNNNNNNNNNNNNNNNNNNNNNNNNNNNNNNNNNNNNNNNNNNNNNNNNNNNNNNNNNNNNNNNNNNNNNNNNNNNNNNNNNNNNNNNNNNNNNNNNNNNNNNNNNNNNNNNNNNNNNNNNNNNNNNNNNNNNNNNNNNNNNNNNNNNNNNNNNNNNNNNNNNNNNNNNNNNNNNNNNNNNNNNNNNNNNNNNNNNNNNNNNNNNNNNNNNNNNNNNNNNNNNNNNNNNNNNNNNNNNNNNNNNNNNNNNNNNNNNNNNNNNNNNNNNNNNNNNNNNNNNNNNNNNNNNNNNNNNNNNNNNNNNNNNNNNNNNNNNNNNNNNNNNNNNNNNNNNNNNNNNNNNNNNNNNNNNNNNNNNNNNNNNNNNN is a genomic window of Arachis ipaensis cultivar K30076 chromosome B06, Araip1.1, whole genome shotgun sequence containing:
- the LOC107605386 gene encoding hydroxyproline O-arabinosyltransferase 1 isoform X1, with the translated sequence MGCGNMFFTILVTFSVALITYNILISANAPLKQDFPGPSTRLPSISVDPLIKMPLHRSTHSNSNKRLFHTAVTASDSVYNTWQCRVMYYWFKKLRDQGGPESAMGGFTRILHSGKPDQFMDEIPTFVAQPLPAGVDQVQGYIVLNRPGAFVQWLQQADIKEDYILMSEPDHIIVKPIPNLARDGLGAAFPFFYIEPKKYEKVLRKYFPEEKGPITNIDPIGNSPVIVAKESLKKIAPTWMNVSLAMKKDPETDKAFGWVLEMYAYAVSSALHGVGNILHKEFMIQPPWDKKIGNTYIIHYTYGCDYNMKGELTYGKIGEWRFDKRSYDHVAPPKNLTLPPPGVPESVVTLVKMVNEATANIPNWWS
- the LOC107605386 gene encoding hydroxyproline O-arabinosyltransferase 1 isoform X2, whose amino-acid sequence is MGCGNMFFTILVTFSVALITYNILISANAPLKQDFPGPSTRLPSISVDPLIKMPLHRSTHSNSNKRLFHTAVTASDSVYNTWQCRVMYYWFKKLRDQGGPESAMGGFTRILHSGKPDQFMDEIPTFVAQPLPAGVDQGYIVLNRPGAFVQWLQQADIKEDYILMSEPDHIIVKPIPNLARDGLGAAFPFFYIEPKKYEKVLRKYFPEEKGPITNIDPIGNSPVIVAKESLKKIAPTWMNVSLAMKKDPETDKAFGWVLEMYAYAVSSALHGVGNILHKEFMIQPPWDKKIGNTYIIHYTYGCDYNMKGELTYGKIGEWRFDKRSYDHVAPPKNLTLPPPGVPESVVTLVKMVNEATANIPNWWS